CGGTAACCGGTTATACCAGGGGAGGACCTGCTAAAGCTGCCGTGGTATCCAGTGGTATGATGGGAACTATTTCTGGTAGTTCTACTGCTAACACGGTTACTACTGGAAGTTTTACCATTCCTTTAATGAAAAGTGTAGGTTATAGTTCTATCTTTGCTGGAGCGGTTGAACCGGTTGCTTCAACAGGTGGACAGATTATGCCTCCCATCATGGGTGCAGCTGCCTTCATTATGGCTGAATTTTTAGGAGTCCCTTATATCGAAGTAGCTAAAGCGGCCATATTGCCTGCCTTTTTCTACTACCTGGCTCTTTTTATGGCAGTTGATTTCAGGGCAGCCAGAATTGGACTGGTTGGTCTTAAAAGGGAACAATTGCCTAATTTAGTGAAAACTTTAAAAATAGGATGGATTTTATTAGCTCCCATCTTTGCCCTAATTTATCTATTAATAAATGGTTATTCACCACAAAAATCTGTGGTATCCAGTATAGCTATTTTAATAGTTATCAGTATGTTCAATGCCAGGACAAGGTTAACTCCCAAGAAATTAGTGGAAGCATTGGTTGATGCGGGAATGGCAGCAACTACAGTAGCGGTTGCTTGTGCAGCTGCTGGAATTATTGTAGGAATTACTACTATGTCTGGATTAGGCTTGAAATTTACCGGTATCGTTTTTAATTTATCAAGAGGTATTTTACCCATTGCCCTATTTTTAGCTTCAATATCATCACTGGTTTTAGGAATGGGAGTACCTACCACTGCTAATTATGTTATTATGGCTACCTTAATTGCTCCAGCATTAATAAGACTCATGGTAGCTAATTCTCCATTGATTCTTCCTCATTTATTTGTTTTTTACTATGGAATTCTGGCCGATATTACGCCACCAGTTATGCTGGCAGTCTTTGCAGGTGCAGCTATTGCCAGGGCACCTTCTTTGAAGGTTGGAGTAGAAGCGATGAAATTAGCAATACCTGGATATATATTACCTTTTATGTTTATCTATCACCCTGAGATAATTGCCTGGAATTTTATGCCAGATTTGAATTTAGCCCGGTTAGTCTATGGTATTGTCATGGCTTTAACTATGTCACTTGGTTTTGCAGGTGCAACACAGGGATACTTTTTAAGAAAGACTTCCCAATTAGAAAGAATACTTCTTTTTGTAGGGTCATTTTTGGTAATACCAGCACAGTTATATCTTAATATATTAGG
This portion of the Atribacterota bacterium genome encodes:
- a CDS encoding TRAP transporter permease: MNKSGADKQQEKENSLSKQPLSENDKITKELEEFEFKAKRTLEGYWFIPILIASVGLFLFHMYTGWFGAYFSLIQRSIHFMLILIISFSLFARTEKIRRDIIQWYDFIFIGLAIILCFYILTNIHELVWRAGNPNRVDVILGVVLILITLEATRRAVGKPLMFVAIFFLLYALALGPYMPGRFAHGTFSLRRVAYYLYLTDAGIFGTPLGVSANFVYLFILFGSILNKTGAGQFFIDFATAVTGYTRGGPAKAAVVSSGMMGTISGSSTANTVTTGSFTIPLMKSVGYSSIFAGAVEPVASTGGQIMPPIMGAAAFIMAEFLGVPYIEVAKAAILPAFFYYLALFMAVDFRAARIGLVGLKREQLPNLVKTLKIGWILLAPIFALIYLLINGYSPQKSVVSSIAILIVISMFNARTRLTPKKLVEALVDAGMAATTVAVACAAAGIIVGITTMSGLGLKFTGIVFNLSRGILPIALFLASISSLVLGMGVPTTANYVIMATLIAPALIRLMVANSPLILPHLFVFYYGILADITPPVMLAVFAGAAIARAPSLKVGVEAMKLAIPGYILPFMFIYHPEIIAWNFMPDLNLARLVYGIVMALTMSLGFAGATQGYFLRKTSQLERILLFVGSFLVIPAQLYLNILGVGIIILVLTLQIMIKPKNL